ATAGCTGCGGCTGACAGGAGAAGGTTGTGTCCGTCAATATCTTCGACCTGATGGAGCTGGCCCGGAGCAGGCCGGCGGCAATCACCCTCGGACTGGGCGACCCGGATCTGCCGACGCCGCCGCACATCGTCGCTGCAGCGGCTGAGGCGATCAATTCCGGCAACACCGGTCCGACGCCGCCGACTGGACTGCTGGAGCTGCGCGAAGCCATCGCCCGCAAGCTGGCGCGCGACAACGGCGTCGAGGTCGATCCGGAGACCGAGGTATTGGTGACGACCGGCGGGCAGGAGGCGCTGTTCCTGCTGGTACAGGCGCTGATCGAGCCGGGCGACGAGATCATCGTCCCCGACCCGCGCTACACGTCCTACGATGAGGCGATCGGCCTGGCGGGCGGGAAGATGGTGCTCGTTCCGACCCATGCCGAGAGCAACTTTGCCCTCGATCCCGACGAAGTTGAGAGGCGCATCACGCCGCGTACCAAGGTGCTGCTCGTCATTTCGCCGAACAACCCGACAGCCGGCGTCAACCCGCCGGACGTGATGCAGCGGCTGGCCGAGATCGCCACGAAGCACGACCTGATCGTCGTCGCCGACGAGATCTACGAGAAGTTCGTCTATGACGACGCCGTCCACGGCAGCATCGCATCGCTGCCGGGCATGCGCAGCCGCACGATCACGCTCAACGGCATGTCTAAGACCTACGCAATGACCGGCTGGCGGATCGGCTACCTCGCCGCACCGAGCAGCTTCATCCGGGCCGCCGCAGGCCTCAAGGAGATGGTGAACATCCAGGCACCGAGCGTCTCGCAGTGGGCCTCGGTCGCGGCGTTCAACGGACCGCAGGAGTGCGTCGAGGAGATGCGCCGGACCTACGACGAGCGCCGCAAGATGATGATGGGCGAGCTGGACCGCATGGGCATCAGCTACGGCCACCCGTACGGCGGCCTCTACATCTGGGCCAACGTCGCCAGCACCGGCCTCAGCGCGACCGAGTTCTCCTACAAGCTGCTCGACGAAGAGAACGTCCTCGTCTTGCCCGGCGATGGATTCGGCGACGGCTGGAGCGAGTGGATCCGCATGACGATCCTGCAGCCCGAAGCGACCCTCCGCGAGGTGGCGACACGGATGAGCAAGGTTGTTGAGCGGAATGCGAGCCAGGTGAGCTAACGTCCCACCAGCGCCGGATCATCCAGCCCCGCTTCGGCGAAGCCGCGGGCGCGCAGGAGGCAGGCGTCGCAGGCACCGCAGGGCGTGCCGTCCGGGGCGGGTCGCAGCAGGAGACGGTCAGGCCGTAGTCCACGCCCAGCTCGACGCCGCGCTGGATGATGCCGGCTTTGGTCAGCTCCATGAGCGGGGTGTGAATCGTCAGGTGCTGTGTGCCCTCGACACCTGCCTTCGTCGCCAGATTGGCCATCGTCTCGTAGGCGCGGATGTATTCCGGGCGGCAGTCCGGGTAGCCGGAGTAGTCGAGCGCATTGACGCCGATGAAGATGTCGGACGCACCCAGCACCTCCGCCCAGGCCAGGGCGAAGGAGAGGAAGATCGTGTTGCGGGCCGGGACGTAGGTAATCGGGATGTCGCCGCCGACGCTCTTGGCGTCGCGCCCCTTCGGCACGTCGATGTCCGCCGTCAGCGCCGAGCCGCCGAACGTGCGCAGGTCGATGTCGGCGATGATGTGCTCGGCGACGCCCTGCGCGTCTGCGACTCGCCGTGCTGCCGCCAGCTCCGCCTCGTGGCGCTGGCCGTAGCGGAAGGACAGCGCATACGGCACAAAGCCCTCAGCCTTCGCGATCGCCAGGCAGGTCGTCGAATCTAGCCCGCCGGAGAGCAGCACTACCGCGCGTCGTTCGTCTGTCATCCGTTCTCCCATGTCCCTTGTCGTCCGTAGAGCACCGTCAGGTCGCGCAGCCACTCGGCGCGATCGGGATCGAGCGCGTCGGCATCCATCTGCCAGCCCCAGTTGCCGGCGGCTTCGCCCGGCACGTTCATGCGCGCCTCGCTGCCGAGGGCCAGCACGTCCTGGAATGGCACGATCGCGAGCTGGGCGGTCGAGCGATAGGCGGCGCGAATCAGATCCCGGGCGATGTCGTCGCCACTGACTGAAAGATAGCGCCGAACGTGGTCGCCGGTGCGGTCATCAAGCGTTGCGTACCAGCCGAGCGTCGTGTCGTTGTCGTGCGTGCCGGTGTAGACGACGGTGTCGCGCACGAGATTGTGCGGCAGATAGAGATTGTCCGCGCCGGAGCCGAAGGCGAACTGCAGCACGCTCATGCCGGGGAAACCGGCGGCGAGGCGCAATGCGTCGACATCCGGCGTGATGACGCCGAGGTCTTCGGCGACGATCGGCAGCGTACCCTCTGGTGCCAGTGCGGCGCGTACCGCGTCGAACAGCGCGATGCCCGGCCCCGGCTGCCAGGTGCCACTGATGGCGGTCGGTGCGTCGGCCGGCACCGACCAGTAGGCGGCGAACCCGCGGAAGTGATCGATCCGCGCGATGTCGACGAGCCGGAAGGTGGCCCGAAAGCGCTCGACCCACCAGCTGAAGCCATCGCTTTGCATCCGCTCCCAGTCGTAGAGCGGATTGCCCCACAGCTGGCCGGTGGCGCTGAAGTAGTCTGGCGGGACACCGGCAACCTGCGTGCGGTTCCCGCGCGCATCGAGCTGAAACAGGTCGCGGTTGGCCCAGACATCGGCGCTGTCATAGGCGACGAAGATGGGGATGTCACCGAAGATTTCGACGCCGCGCTCGTTGGCGTACTGCTTCAGGTCGCGCCACTGGCGATCGAAGATGAACTGCGCGAAGTCGTGGGCGGCGATGCTGTCGGCCAGACGCGCGCGCGCCTCGGCCAGCGCCAGCGGGTCGCGTAGTCGCAGCGGCTCCGGCCAGTCGATC
This Thermomicrobiales bacterium DNA region includes the following protein-coding sequences:
- a CDS encoding pyridoxal phosphate-dependent aminotransferase translates to MSVNIFDLMELARSRPAAITLGLGDPDLPTPPHIVAAAAEAINSGNTGPTPPTGLLELREAIARKLARDNGVEVDPETEVLVTTGGQEALFLLVQALIEPGDEIIVPDPRYTSYDEAIGLAGGKMVLVPTHAESNFALDPDEVERRITPRTKVLLVISPNNPTAGVNPPDVMQRLAEIATKHDLIVVADEIYEKFVYDDAVHGSIASLPGMRSRTITLNGMSKTYAMTGWRIGYLAAPSSFIRAAAGLKEMVNIQAPSVSQWASVAAFNGPQECVEEMRRTYDERRKMMMGELDRMGISYGHPYGGLYIWANVASTGLSATEFSYKLLDEENVLVLPGDGFGDGWSEWIRMTILQPEATLREVATRMSKVVERNASQVS
- the malQ gene encoding 4-alpha-glucanotransferase, translated to MADDFARRPPLRHAGILLHPTSLPGAGGIGDLGDSAYRFVDWLVAAGQTRWQILPLGPTGVGNSPYSAFSAFAGNPDLVALNRLVNDGLLQPSDLTEVTQSPDADTTRHARAAALRLAAERLSATPSSPLHAELAAFRHEQEHWLADYSLFMALHDEQQTWWIDWPEPLRLRDPLALAEARARLADSIAAHDFAQFIFDRQWRDLKQYANERGVEIFGDIPIFVAYDSADVWANRDLFQLDARGNRTQVAGVPPDYFSATGQLWGNPLYDWERMQSDGFSWWVERFRATFRLVDIARIDHFRGFAAYWSVPADAPTAISGTWQPGPGIALFDAVRAALAPEGTLPIVAEDLGVITPDVDALRLAAGFPGMSVLQFAFGSGADNLYLPHNLVRDTVVYTGTHDNDTTLGWYATLDDRTGDHVRRYLSVSGDDIARDLIRAAYRSTAQLAIVPFQDVLALGSEARMNVPGEAAGNWGWQMDADALDPDRAEWLRDLTVLYGRQGTWENG